The Musa acuminata AAA Group cultivar baxijiao chromosome BXJ2-2, Cavendish_Baxijiao_AAA, whole genome shotgun sequence genome contains the following window.
ATTTTGACAATAGAAAGAAAATCCagattttgacatatgaaattgatTTGACTGAATGTCCATTTTGCAATGGGACGTCATTCAGATTTTCTCATAGCAAGTTATTCAGAAGCAAAACgactaaacaaaaaaaatcagaaaacagAAATATTAAACATAGTTTGAGTAACTGAATACACACCTTGGAAAAAAGGCAAAGAAGAAGCCCGCTATCAGGATTTCATGGAGAGAGACCCTTCAAACATCATCATCCAAGTTTCCAACAGTTCTTGCCTCCGCATTAAAAGTTTATATGCAACCGTGCCCTCACTCCTAAATACAAATAAGACAAATACAAGCTTTCATTTAGTTTACTCAACTGCAATCACTGAAAAGGGTAGATATGCAAAAGTACAGCTGAGGCCAAGTAATGAGGATATCCAAATGCCATTACAAAACCTGCAAAGTATTTATGCCTGAAATTGGAGGCAGAAAACACTCCATCCCTCAATCAAATGCAGGATATTTTCTGGTAATGCACCATACCATTACTTCTCTAAAAATGAGGATATCCAAAGGCCATTACAATTATGCAAAAGTGTCACAGCAGAGGCCAAGTAATAAAATAGCTGGCAGCAGGACAGCATCTCGTTGCAATCTCTAATAGACTTGAACCAATCAATACTCATCTCCTTGTCCAAGTAAAATGACCAACAAAGAACTGTTGCCATCAAAAAGCCATGGTATGAATAAATTAAACTCAACTGTTGACAACTCTGCCAACATTTTCAGGTTCAATTTTCATGGAAGAAGGGGAACTCAGATAAATTCCTTTCCTTTCACATTTACTGATAAACTCCTGGGCCTCTGTTAAATGGCCCATACAAAGAAGGGAATCAACGATGGAGCCATATGAATAAGAATTTGGAGTGATGCCATTGAGCTCCATTACGTGTAAAGTTTCTTTGGCTTCTTCAATTTTCCGTGCATCACATAAAGCTCTGATGAAAGCATTGTAAGTATAGATATCTGGAACGACCCCAAATCTCAACATATCATTAAAAATGTTTTGTGCTCTCTCAAGCTTTTTCATCCTACAAAAACTCAAAATGAGGgcattaaaagaaaaaatgtcTGGAACAATGCCTTCTGATTTCATCCTTTTAAAAAGCACCATTGACTTGTGTACATTACCAACTTCACAAAGAGAACGGATTAGTATATTGTATGTGATGGCATTTGGGGAGACACCCCATTTTACCATCTCGATAAAACAATCAAAAGCATCATTCATTTGATGCACCTCACAAAGTCCATCAATTATGGTGCTAAAAGTAACAACATCAGGCTTAAGTCCATGCTCCAAAAGCATCTTTACAATATTCCTTGCCATATTTACATCCCCAGCCTTAGAAAAGCCAGTAATCAGTGTATTGAAGGTAATGAGATTTGGAAGAAAACCCTTAGCATGCATCTTTTCCAAAGTTTCCATCGCCTTATCCATCATTTTGGATTTAACAAAGCAATCGATCAATGTATTGTAGGATACTACACTACATAGACATCCATCCACCATCATCTGCTTCAGATATTGATCAGCCTCCATTATGAGTCCTTCCTTCAACATAGACTTGACGATAATGATGTATGTACTAAATCCAGGCTTGCCACCTCTTTTAACAAACTCATCCAACATTTTGCATGCTTCAGTCAATCTCAAGCTCTTCAAGGCGCAAGCCACAACTACACCAAAAGTTAAAGTATCCATACAATAGCCCCTTTCACTCATTCTGTCCATGAACTCCCTAGCCTCAGTTGCCATATTATTCTTTGAGAGGCAATGGAGCATAGTGCTACAAGCATGTTCTTGCAGCActgattctctttctaagaacccACTTATAATCTCATATGCCATCCGTGATTCCAAATATCGGAATGCACCATGAATCAATGATCGAAAGGTGGCTTCATTAGGTGCTACATTTCTCTTTCTCATCGTCTCAATCACCCGAAATGCCTCTTCTACCCTCTTGGCATTAAAGAAGCCATCTACCAGCATCGTGTACGTGAACACATTCGGCAAACACCCTGAATTTTCCATCTGCTTCAACAACCGAAGCGCTTCATCAACGATACCATGCTTGCAGACTCCATGAATGAGAGCATTGTATGTGAAACGATCAGGCAAGCAATTATCGGAAGGCATCTGTTGGAATTTGAAATAAGCCAAATCAAGTGAATTCGCTCTAACCAACGATTCGATGACCGAGTTGTAGACTCTCGTCGTCGGCCTAAAACCCAATATCGGCAACTGGCCGAAGACCTCATTCACATACTTTGCGAGCCCTAATCGTCCCCAGCTGGAGATAAGGATGCACAAGATGTCCTCTGTGATTCGACATCCACACCTTCTGATCTCATTCAGTAGGTCTACCGACAACACTACCGGACCTTTCCTCCAGAGCGCATCGATCAACACCATCCGCACCGACCGATCGTGCGCCAACTTCTCATCGAAATTAGAAACCCAGACGTAGAACTTAAACGAGGACAACGGTTCTTCCAGATTTTGGAGAAGGCTGACGACAACTCGGGAGCTCGCACATGGCGCATAGCGTTGGAACTCAGAGTTGAGCAACAAGAACCAATCTTTCTGGCATAGAATCGCCGAGACGCGAGCTGGGTCGAGGGTTCTCTCGGCCGTCTGCCTGACCGAGGTGGAAAGGAGCGAGTTCGTTGGGGACCGAATGACGCCATGAAAGGATCCGGATTTCGAAGGAGCGATCTGAGACTGGCCTGGGAGGCGGTAGCGGGGAGCGTTGCGCTGAGATTGGCAGCCGTCGTTGCTGGGAGTGGACCCTGTGGGGTTCCTCGCCTTGAGAAGAGTCTGCGCAGGGGACAAAAACTTGTTGGAGAGAGAGCTGCGGAGATTCGGAGAAGGAAATCGTCTCATGAGCAGCGAGTG
Protein-coding sequences here:
- the LOC103969344 gene encoding putative pentatricopeptide repeat-containing protein At3g16890, mitochondrial; amino-acid sequence: MRRFPSPNLRSSLSNKFLSPAQTLLKARNPTGSTPSNDGCQSQRNAPRYRLPGQSQIAPSKSGSFHGVIRSPTNSLLSTSVRQTAERTLDPARVSAILCQKDWFLLLNSEFQRYAPCASSRVVVSLLQNLEEPLSSFKFYVWVSNFDEKLAHDRSVRMVLIDALWRKGPVVLSVDLLNEIRRCGCRITEDILCILISSWGRLGLAKYVNEVFGQLPILGFRPTTRVYNSVIESLVRANSLDLAYFKFQQMPSDNCLPDRFTYNALIHGVCKHGIVDEALRLLKQMENSGCLPNVFTYTMLVDGFFNAKRVEEAFRVIETMRKRNVAPNEATFRSLIHGAFRYLESRMAYEIISGFLERESVLQEHACSTMLHCLSKNNMATEAREFMDRMSERGYCMDTLTFGVVVACALKSLRLTEACKMLDEFVKRGGKPGFSTYIIIVKSMLKEGLIMEADQYLKQMMVDGCLCSVVSYNTLIDCFVKSKMMDKAMETLEKMHAKGFLPNLITFNTLITGFSKAGDVNMARNIVKMLLEHGLKPDVVTFSTIIDGLCEVHQMNDAFDCFIEMVKWGVSPNAITYNILIRSLCEVGNVHKSMVLFKRMKSEGIVPDIFSFNALILSFCRMKKLERAQNIFNDMLRFGVVPDIYTYNAFIRALCDARKIEEAKETLHVMELNGITPNSYSYGSIVDSLLCMGHLTEAQEFISKCERKGIYLSSPSSMKIEPENVGRVVNS